GAGCAACTGCACAAGCAGGACGCGCTCGCCGGCGGCCTCGATGTCGACACCGCCACCGACATCCTCTGGACCCTCAACCACCCCGCCCAGTGGCAGCTGCTAGTCCGCGAACGCGGCTGGACCGCCCAACGGTACGAGCAATGGCTGGGCGACATCTTCTGCTCCCAACTGCTACGACAAGGCCCGGCGATCCAGGACGAACACGAACTGGCCCGCTGATTCGCTCGCATAGCCAGTCCAACTCGCCGCCTCCGCCGCAACCTGCGCCAACACCTCGTGCATCAGCCACTTCCCGCCCATGCCGGAATCGGGCTGCCTACCCGATCAGAAGTGCGGCTGGAGTATTAAGGCAGGACCTGACGGGCAAGCCTTGGTTATACATGCAAGGGCTCCCGGCTCGAGCCCCCCACAGCACAGGAGGGTTGGCTGATGCCCGAGACGCGCCAGCGCTTCTCAGAAGCGCTGGGTGCCCTTGAGGACGAAGTCCAACGGACAGCCTCCCAGGCCCAACTGCTGCTGGAACAGGCGCTGCAGGCCCTCCTGGGCGGCGACCTGGCGATCTGCGACCAGGTCGTCAGGGGTGACGACGAGGTGGATGCGCTCTACCTGGATGTCGAGCGACGCATCCTGCACCTGTTCGCGCTCCAGACCCCGGTCGCGACCGACCTCCGGCTCCTGACTGCCCTGCTCCACATCAACCTGCATCTGGAGCGCGTTGGCGACCAAGCAGTGAACCTCGCCAAGATCGCCAAGCTTGTCGACGGCCTGCCCCAGATCCCAGAGGTCCTTCGCGACCTTGAAAAGATGGGCAAGATCGCCCTGGGCATGGTAGGCACGGCGATGGACGCATTGGCGCGCCGTGATGTCGACCTCGCCCAAACCCTGCCCGAACTTGACGACCCCATTGACCAACTGAACCGCGGCAT
The DNA window shown above is from Actinomycetota bacterium and carries:
- the phoU gene encoding phosphate signaling complex protein PhoU → MPETRQRFSEALGALEDEVQRTASQAQLLLEQALQALLGGDLAICDQVVRGDDEVDALYLDVERRILHLFALQTPVATDLRLLTALLHINLHLERVGDQAVNLAKIAKLVDGLPQIPEVLRDLEKMGKIALGMVGTAMDALARRDVDLAQTLPELDDPIDQLNRGMMPKVLEAAGDKRMLEWGIRMYVVSRQIERIGDNAVDIGEQVAFLVTGQFREFTDASHP